A single genomic interval of uncultured Desulfobacter sp. harbors:
- a CDS encoding GTPase domain-containing protein — MALVNVKTKEVKVKIVYYGPGRGGKTTNLEYINKTYRDQIKSEMVSLKTQDDRTLFFDFLPFDIGRIKGFKVIIQLYTVPGQVKYNATRRLVLKGVDGVVFVADIQKFQRKRNIESLNQLYENLKTHNLDLFDLPLVMQYNKVDLRNKGEDVIPTKILQEDLNSVLRVPAFEASALGGGNVMKTLKKIISMTLASIQDQLF, encoded by the coding sequence TTGGCACTTGTAAATGTAAAAACAAAAGAAGTTAAAGTTAAAATAGTCTATTACGGCCCTGGACGGGGCGGTAAAACAACCAATCTCGAGTATATTAACAAGACCTACAGAGATCAAATTAAATCCGAGATGGTCAGCTTGAAAACCCAGGATGACAGGACTCTTTTTTTTGACTTCCTCCCGTTTGACATTGGCCGGATTAAGGGGTTCAAAGTTATTATTCAGCTTTATACAGTCCCGGGCCAGGTGAAGTACAACGCAACCCGCCGTCTCGTTCTCAAAGGGGTGGATGGTGTTGTTTTTGTCGCGGATATTCAAAAATTCCAGCGTAAACGGAATATTGAATCTCTGAACCAGCTTTACGAAAATTTGAAAACTCATAACCTGGACCTGTTTGACCTGCCCCTGGTGATGCAATATAACAAAGTTGATCTGCGCAACAAAGGGGAGGATGTGATACCTACAAAAATCTTACAAGAAGATTTAAATTCGGTACTCCGTGTCCCGGCATTTGAAGCGAGTGCTCTTGGTGGTGGCAATGTGATGAAAACGCTCAAAAAAATTATTTCAATGACACTTGCATCCATTCAGGATCAGCTTTTCTAA
- a CDS encoding roadblock/LC7 domain-containing protein — translation MMFNREQLNAIDTIIKSHLIDAGVENVIYIDMAGNSITQHDNGNSTLDYMAFAALAAGNFAAVDAMAKLIGESEFSLLFHKGEKSSIHFSKVTENTILITMFPKSISLGIVRLKVSKVVTEINEICSA, via the coding sequence ATGATGTTTAATCGAGAACAGCTTAATGCCATTGACACGATAATCAAGTCGCACCTGATTGATGCAGGTGTTGAAAATGTGATTTATATTGATATGGCCGGCAATTCAATCACCCAGCATGATAATGGGAATTCAACTTTGGATTACATGGCATTTGCAGCACTTGCGGCTGGAAATTTTGCCGCAGTCGACGCTATGGCCAAACTTATCGGGGAGTCTGAGTTTTCACTGTTGTTTCATAAAGGGGAAAAATCAAGTATACATTTCAGCAAAGTAACGGAAAATACAATTTTAATTACGATGTTTCCCAAATCGATTTCCTTGGGGATCGTCCGGTTAAAAGTGTCCAAAGTCGTTACCGAAATTAATGAGATTTGCAGTGCCTGA
- the cmoA gene encoding carboxy-S-adenosyl-L-methionine synthase CmoA: MDGIMYKDRVFAEKRTTITPFRFNENVARVFDDMLVRSVPLYGEVLKQQARIAHQYYKAGTHIFDLGCSHGNLGILLLDCFDGVGFKMIAVDSAEPMIQRFKRRLAVHDSHGCIDLACACIENIEISNASVVVINLTLQFLDAEKRDSLIQSAFNGLCKGGILLLTEKTIHPDSQMNALEQEYYYQFKRENGYTELEISQKRDALERVLVPETVADHENRIQKAGFSSFNVWLKWFNFTSMMAVK; the protein is encoded by the coding sequence ATGGACGGTATTATGTATAAAGACAGGGTATTTGCAGAAAAACGGACCACGATTACACCTTTCAGGTTCAATGAAAACGTAGCCCGGGTGTTTGATGATATGCTGGTCAGATCAGTGCCGCTGTACGGTGAAGTACTTAAACAGCAGGCAAGGATTGCCCATCAGTACTATAAAGCGGGCACACACATTTTTGACTTGGGCTGTTCCCATGGTAATTTGGGAATTTTGCTTCTCGACTGTTTTGACGGCGTTGGGTTTAAAATGATCGCCGTTGACAGTGCCGAGCCCATGATCCAGCGATTTAAAAGACGGCTTGCCGTCCATGACAGCCACGGCTGTATTGACCTTGCCTGTGCCTGTATTGAGAATATTGAAATTTCAAATGCATCTGTGGTGGTAATCAACTTGACCTTGCAGTTCCTGGATGCTGAAAAGCGGGACTCTCTGATTCAATCCGCCTTTAATGGGCTCTGCAAAGGCGGCATATTGCTGCTCACGGAAAAAACCATTCATCCTGATTCACAAATGAATGCCCTGGAGCAGGAATATTATTACCAGTTTAAACGGGAAAACGGATATACGGAACTTGAAATCAGTCAAAAGCGGGATGCCCTGGAACGGGTACTGGTTCCCGAGACCGTGGCAGACCATGAAAACCGTATCCAAAAGGCCGGGTTCTCCTCCTTCAATGTCTGGCTGAAGTGGTTTAATTTTACATCTATGATGGCGGTTAAATAG
- a CDS encoding endonuclease/exonuclease/phosphatase family protein: MSEISPISVPQKDKNKTDAPVTVMTFNLRFGLAKDGPHAWEHRKPLVAKILEDYPCDFIGFQEVNHFQAEFLTRSLMHHNHIGWHNKRIERWQNNLILFDSSWECLGHRHFFLSPTPDIPSRLPGSIWPRQCVIGWFKKRNRHLLMVNTHFDFASEVQQKSAGLIMEFIKRFPKGIPQIITGDFNTTPGSPAHRCFKSQGFDLVMEGESVTTAHDFTGKKTERHIDWILYRNGLSPVSKQVIQDSFNGLFPSDHYPVRASFALTTQASHKP, from the coding sequence ATGTCAGAGATATCTCCCATATCCGTCCCCCAAAAGGACAAAAACAAAACCGATGCCCCGGTCACCGTCATGACGTTTAATCTCCGGTTCGGCCTGGCCAAGGACGGTCCCCATGCCTGGGAACACCGGAAACCCCTGGTGGCAAAAATCCTGGAAGACTACCCTTGTGATTTTATCGGCTTCCAGGAAGTCAATCATTTCCAGGCTGAATTTCTAACCCGGTCACTGATGCACCACAATCACATTGGCTGGCACAACAAAAGGATTGAACGGTGGCAGAACAACCTGATCCTGTTCGACTCGTCCTGGGAATGTTTGGGTCATCGCCATTTTTTTTTAAGCCCCACGCCAGACATCCCTTCCCGGCTTCCCGGCTCCATATGGCCGCGTCAGTGTGTCATTGGGTGGTTTAAAAAAAGAAACCGCCATCTGCTCATGGTCAACACCCACTTTGATTTCGCATCCGAGGTCCAGCAAAAAAGTGCCGGCCTAATCATGGAATTTATTAAACGATTTCCAAAGGGAATACCACAGATCATCACTGGCGACTTTAACACCACCCCGGGTTCGCCTGCCCATCGGTGTTTTAAATCCCAAGGATTTGATCTGGTTATGGAAGGCGAGTCTGTCACCACCGCCCACGATTTTACCGGGAAAAAAACAGAGCGTCACATCGATTGGATACTATACAGGAACGGCCTGTCTCCCGTATCCAAACAGGTGATACAGGATTCCTTTAACGGCCTTTTTCCATCCGATCATTACCCGGTTCGGGCCAGTTTTGCCTTGACGACCCAAGCCTCTCACAAGCCGTAA
- a CDS encoding ParM/StbA family protein produces the protein MEIIGIDVGFGFTKAYNGQNSVIFKSLIGDPADIQFMSSMGNNAGTANLHITIDDKTYFLGSYAERQSNLTEYTLDQEKMVEEFIKILALAAAGTCSQVYGPINVVTGLPVAYLKRDTKRLKQIIQGDHEIIYHHQDAPDQHRRLSIDKVLVIPQPIGSIFNLLFDDNGKICDKNLAASKLGVVDIGFKTTDFSIFDHLQYIERGSSTMDTGVAKCFSMIADKLRQESGINIELYKIFKLIESGVIKIRGKEYNVNNLKKRVYTHAASTIASDLNRLWKNDWDIDTIIVSGGGSIPLAEFLIPSVEGNVIPIPKSIDARFNNVQGYYKFGSYKWGKDKTIPSRQASAPEEEPSAPKEAPASEETNKAKKGFAWLRRQND, from the coding sequence ATGGAAATTATCGGCATAGATGTGGGGTTTGGTTTTACAAAAGCATATAACGGACAAAATTCGGTAATTTTTAAATCCCTGATCGGCGATCCGGCTGATATCCAGTTTATGTCATCCATGGGTAACAACGCAGGAACGGCCAACCTGCATATCACCATAGACGATAAAACCTATTTTTTAGGATCCTATGCCGAACGCCAATCCAACTTGACCGAATACACCCTTGACCAAGAAAAAATGGTGGAAGAGTTCATCAAAATACTGGCCCTTGCGGCGGCAGGCACATGTTCCCAGGTCTATGGCCCTATCAACGTTGTAACCGGCTTGCCTGTCGCGTACTTAAAACGGGATACCAAGCGGCTTAAACAGATTATCCAGGGTGATCACGAAATTATCTATCATCACCAGGACGCCCCCGATCAACACAGAAGACTTTCAATTGACAAGGTGCTTGTCATACCCCAGCCCATTGGGTCCATATTTAACCTGCTTTTTGATGATAACGGAAAAATATGTGACAAAAATCTTGCGGCTTCCAAACTCGGAGTGGTGGATATTGGTTTTAAAACAACTGATTTTTCCATTTTTGACCATCTCCAGTACATTGAAAGGGGTTCATCAACCATGGACACGGGGGTGGCCAAATGCTTTTCCATGATTGCGGACAAGCTGCGCCAGGAAAGCGGTATCAATATTGAACTTTACAAAATTTTTAAATTAATTGAATCCGGCGTGATTAAAATCCGGGGCAAGGAGTATAATGTGAATAATCTGAAAAAACGCGTATATACACATGCCGCCTCGACCATTGCCTCTGATTTGAACCGGCTGTGGAAAAATGACTGGGATATTGACACCATTATCGTATCCGGGGGTGGGTCTATCCCTTTGGCCGAATTTCTGATACCATCTGTTGAAGGCAATGTGATCCCCATTCCCAAGAGCATTGACGCCCGGTTCAATAATGTTCAGGGTTATTATAAATTTGGGTCTTACAAGTGGGGAAAAGACAAGACAATACCTTCCCGGCAGGCGTCGGCTCCTGAAGAAGAGCCTTCAGCTCCAAAAGAGGCGCCTGCTTCGGAAGAAACAAATAAAGCAAAGAAAGGATTTGCCTGGTTGAGACGGCAAAATGATTAG
- the larB gene encoding nickel pincer cofactor biosynthesis protein LarB — MNLDALTEILSMVADGALPVGQAADQLKHISFEDIGCAHVDHHRTLRKGFPEVIFGQGKTSEQIIAILEKLEQSENIVLVTRLDEEKADVILSRFPHAQYFDDARMLKIEKEPPAITGRGTILIVSAGTSDIPVAMEAFLTAKAMGNEVKTLFDVGVAGIHRLFAHKAEIEKASVIIVAAGMEGALPSVVGGLVKSPVIAVPTSVGYGTSFNGMTALLGMLNSCSSNIAVVNIDNGFGAGYMAATINHVGVEL; from the coding sequence ATGAACCTTGATGCATTAACAGAAATTCTTTCCATGGTGGCCGACGGAGCACTGCCCGTTGGACAGGCGGCAGATCAATTAAAACATATCTCATTTGAAGATATCGGTTGCGCCCATGTGGATCATCACAGAACCCTTCGCAAAGGATTCCCCGAGGTGATTTTCGGGCAGGGCAAAACATCGGAACAGATTATTGCCATTCTTGAAAAACTGGAACAATCGGAAAATATCGTGCTTGTAACCCGCCTTGACGAGGAAAAGGCAGACGTAATTCTTTCACGGTTTCCCCATGCGCAATATTTTGATGACGCACGCATGTTAAAAATAGAAAAAGAACCCCCTGCCATTACCGGCCGGGGTACAATCCTGATCGTTAGTGCAGGGACGTCGGATATTCCGGTTGCAATGGAAGCCTTTTTAACGGCAAAGGCCATGGGTAACGAGGTAAAAACACTTTTTGACGTTGGTGTTGCAGGCATCCATAGACTTTTCGCCCACAAGGCAGAAATTGAAAAAGCATCTGTTATTATTGTTGCCGCAGGCATGGAAGGAGCCCTGCCTTCGGTGGTGGGCGGCCTTGTCAAATCACCTGTAATTGCAGTTCCCACAAGTGTTGGTTACGGCACAAGCTTCAACGGGATGACTGCCCTTTTGGGCATGCTTAATTCCTGCAGTTCAAATATAGCCGTGGTCAACATCGACAATGGATTCGGGGCAGGTTATATGGCCGCTACCATCAATCACGTGGGGGTTGAATTATAG
- a CDS encoding response regulator, producing MIDIKTMTILIVDDMKSMRLTLRKMLRNLEIGKELLSADSGKSGLNVLKNSSCDLIIVDWNMPEMNGSQMLAQLRGDKNIRDIPVIMVTAENERDIVTDAAEYEVEGYLLKPLTLAALDTKIKSVVEAANHPEKAKLHLIEARVCEEAGNIEGAIDETRRALKLKPNASRILRKLGLLYLQTKKPEIGEKCLQKAVAINRQDTISRNHLAELYINKRAFKQAAQVYMEILSFSTRYFDSAVQLGETLMINGFRNEARTLFSRVMSKSRSNRVLQERIINICLDNQEYEFLTELVTEAIRDNPSNLDLLYKSGTIYLEAGDQEKALECFVTVDNNRRGDIKTKLQIAQIHFNNRHILQADDYLNRILRIDPSNKEALELREQI from the coding sequence ATGATTGATATTAAAACCATGACCATACTGATTGTGGATGACATGAAAAGCATGCGCCTGACCCTGCGCAAAATGTTGCGCAATCTTGAGATCGGCAAAGAGCTCTTGTCTGCGGATAGTGGAAAATCAGGCTTAAATGTGTTGAAAAATTCTTCCTGCGATTTAATCATTGTTGATTGGAACATGCCCGAAATGAACGGCAGCCAGATGCTGGCCCAATTGCGCGGGGACAAGAATATCAGAGACATTCCTGTTATTATGGTTACAGCTGAAAACGAACGCGACATTGTGACTGATGCTGCAGAATATGAAGTGGAGGGATATCTTCTTAAGCCATTAACCCTGGCCGCCTTGGATACAAAGATAAAAAGTGTTGTTGAGGCTGCCAATCACCCGGAAAAGGCAAAACTTCATTTGATCGAGGCAAGGGTGTGTGAAGAGGCGGGCAACATTGAAGGGGCCATAGACGAAACCAGAAGAGCTTTGAAGCTTAAACCCAATGCATCACGGATTTTAAGAAAGCTGGGGCTTTTATACCTTCAGACCAAGAAACCGGAAATCGGTGAAAAATGTCTTCAAAAGGCTGTAGCCATAAACCGTCAGGATACAATTTCACGAAACCATCTGGCCGAGTTGTATATTAACAAGCGCGCCTTTAAACAGGCCGCTCAGGTTTACATGGAGATTCTCTCTTTCAGCACCAGATATTTTGATTCAGCTGTTCAATTAGGTGAAACACTTATGATTAACGGATTCAGAAATGAAGCAAGAACGCTCTTTTCGCGTGTCATGTCCAAGAGTCGCTCCAACAGGGTGCTTCAGGAAAGAATCATCAACATCTGCCTGGACAACCAGGAATATGAGTTTCTGACCGAGCTCGTTACTGAGGCGATCAGAGATAATCCTTCCAATCTGGATCTTTTGTATAAATCCGGCACCATTTACCTTGAAGCCGGTGATCAGGAAAAAGCATTGGAATGCTTTGTCACGGTTGATAACAACAGGCGTGGAGATATCAAAACCAAACTTCAGATCGCCCAGATTCATTTCAACAATAGGCACATTCTCCAAGCCGACGATTATCTGAATCGCATTTTGAGAATTGATCCGTCAAATAAAGAAGCCCTGGAATTGCGCGAGCAAATATAG